A genomic region of Bactrocera dorsalis isolate Fly_Bdor chromosome 3, ASM2337382v1, whole genome shotgun sequence contains the following coding sequences:
- the LOC125777531 gene encoding putative nuclease HARBI1, with product MAKQNILIEEILNLIDGQTRNSLLISKIILRKRKRLAALFAQKKVPRTIPKNKKYLETINRMPNDVFYSHFRMQISTFEKLYCMLEPLWSKLSTGRPRSSLKKCLYMTIWKLSNQSSFREVSDRFNIGMGACYRGFIQCIQIISAQKQIIVFPTTELTQKRVMEAFESYRSHPFPYVLGCIHGTHIKILQPTKDGISYYNRKGTHSVIVQAVADSNMRFLDVFIGYPGRCHDAAVWSASPLKRAIVNGLISFPPECHLLGDAAYPLETYLMVPYKDNGFLSEAQTTYNNILSSTRVCVEQAFGVLKKKFRILNFLEVHDIKLAKNIIMSCFVLHNYILEHKGNPDGVIIENVPHTEINTLPADGNQRSEASAKRERLTNLLSA from the exons ATggccaaacaaaatattttaatagaagaaattttaaatttaattgatgGTCAAACAAGAAATTCATTGTTaatatcgaaaataattttacgaaAGCGTAAAAGACTGGCTGCATTATTTGCGCAGAAAAAAGTGCCAAGAAccataccaaaaaataaaaaatatttggaaaccaTAAATAGGATGCCAAATGACGTGTTTTATAGTCATTTCCGAATGCAAATCTCAACTTTCGag AAATTATACTGTATGCTCGAACCTTTATGGAGTAAGCTATCTACTGGACGTCCCCGAAGTTCGTTGAAGAAGTGTCTCTATATGACAATATGGAAACTTTCCAATCAGAGCAGCTTTCGCGAAGTTAGTGATCGTTTCAATATTGGAATGGGAGCTTGTTACAGAGGCTTTATTCAATGCATACAAATTATATCTGCGCAGAAGCAGATTATTGTATTTCCAACGACTGAGCTTACCCAAAAGAGGGTTATGGAAGCTTTTGAGTCTTACCGATCACATCCATTCCCTTATGTTTTGGGATGTATTCATGGgactcatataaaaattttgcagcCGACCAAGGATGGCATTAGTTACTACAATCGGAAGGGAACACATTCTGTTATAGtacaa GCTGTTGCTGATAGCAATATGCGATTTCTCGACGTTTTTATAGGCTATCCCGGTCGGTGTCACGACGCAGCAGTGTGGTCAGCTAGCCCATTGAAGCGAGCAATTGTAAATGGTCTCATTTCATTTCCTCCAGAATGTCATTTGCTTGGTGATGCAGCGTATCCTTTAGAAACGTATTTAATGGTACCTTACAAAGACAATGGGTTCCTATCTGAAGCCCAAACAACATACAATAACATTTTAAGTTCGACCAGAGTGTGTGTGGAACAAGCATTTGGTGTGCTAAAAAAGAAGttcagaatattaaattttttagaagttCACGATATTAAATTGGCAAAGAATATTATTATGTCTTGTTTCGTACTTCATAACTATATATTGGAACACAAAGGAAATCCTGACGGGGTGATTATTGAAAACGTGCCTCACACCGAGATCAACACGCTTCCAGCTGATGGAAACCAACGAAGCGAAGCAAGTGCAAAAAGAGAAAGGCTGACTAATTTGTTGTCAGCTTag